One Phaseolus vulgaris cultivar G19833 chromosome 11, P. vulgaris v2.0, whole genome shotgun sequence genomic window carries:
- the LOC137819566 gene encoding uncharacterized protein — protein MSAEEKPVNEEHDAGSCRRTVSLPVQKVDDPMGITEETSHVPPRKRQNLLLEIPSRTEESSQDFVAIKMPPTPNSNPTPTPKRVNFLVSSRSVDPPTHNSPGPSTSRGKSAIRSLLPKLSFRYRTPAADVEKANTAAPELSSSGIVEKPSIARSLSLTKIFTPRIKRTSSLPLDEIRQSNNESSHGGSVGGPLNKKEAQRKIARSLSVPANNKDKSLRRMDSFFRIVPSTPRVKEIDELVDTSTNDTENQDANGEDIAEEEAVCRICLVDLCEGGETFKLECSCKGELALAHQECAIKWFSIKGNKTCDVCKEEVRNLPVTLLRIQSVRNRNNGASRSQLEDATGYRVWQEVPVLVIVSMLAYFCFLEQLLVGKMGTGAIAISLPFSCVLGLLSSMTSSTMVKSRFIWIYASVQFALVVLFAHIFYSMVHVQAVLSILLATFAGFGVVMSGSSILVEFYRWRGRLQALSEQRHGPQLIPQTGQNPRSSNTPHSDSGSGPPNHSQAVVQNEQNSNQS, from the exons ATGAGTGCAGAGGAAAAGCCTGTGAATGAGGAACATGATGCAGGTTCTTGCAGACGAACAGTTTCTCTTCCAGTTCAAAAG GTTGATGATCCAATGGGGATAACTGAAGAAACCTCACATGTTCCTCCTCGGAAGCGACAGAATCTTCTTCTGGAAATACCCTCACGAACAGAAGAGAGTTCTCAAGATTTTGTTGCAATCAAAATGCCACCAACACCAAATTCTAATCCCACTCCTACTCCAAAGAGAGTGAATTTTCTTGTGAGTTCTCGCTCTGTTGATCCTCCAACACATAACTCTCCTGGGCCTTCAACATCAAGAGGAAAATCAGCCATAAGAAGCCTGCTTCCAAAACTGAGCTTCAGGTATCGAACACCAGCAGCAGATGTTGAAAAGGCAAATACTGCAGCTCCAGAACTTTCCTCTTCAGGCATTGTAGAAAAGCCTTCAATTGCAAGATCATTGTCTCTTACTAAGATATTTACTCCTAGGATTAAGAGAACGTCATCATTACCACTAGATGAAATTAGACAATCAAACAACGAATCTTCTCATGGTGGAAGTGTTGGTGGTCCTCTAAAT AAAAAAGAAGCCCAGAGGAAGATAGCTCGCTCTCTTTCAGTACCTGCCAACAACAAAGATAAAAGCTTAAGGAGGATGGATTCATTTTTTCGCATTGTTCCTTCTACTCCTCGAGTAAAGGAAATAGATGAATTGGTAGACACTTCAACAAATGATACTG AAAATCAAGATGCTAATGGTGAAGATATAGCCGAAGAAGAGGCTGTGTGTAGAATCTGTCTGGTTGATCTGTGTGAAGGAGGTGAGACCTTCAAGTTGGAATGCAGCTGCAAAGGTGAACTTGCTCTGGCTCACCAAGAATGTGCTATTAAATGGTTTAGTATAAAGGGTAACAAGACCTGTGATGTGTGCAAGGAGGAAGTTCGGAACCTACCTGTCACTCTATTACGGATCCAAAGTGTTCGAAATCGGAATAATGGTGCAAGTAGGTCTCAGCTGGAAGATGCCACCGGATACAG GGTATGGCAGGAAGTCCCAGTTCTTGTCATTGTCAGCATGCTTGCGTATTTCTGCTTTCTTGAGCAGCTATTG GTTGGAAAAATGGGCACTGGTGCAATTGCCATATCACTTCCATTTTCCTGTGTACTGGGTCTACTTTCCTCCATGACATCATCAACCATGG TAAAAAGCAGGTTCATCTGGATTTATGCTTCTGTCCAGTTTGCTCTGGTGGTTCTCTTTGCGCATATTTTTTACTCCATG GTTCATGTGCAAGCCGTTTTGTCTATCCTTCTGGCTACATTTGCTGGTTTTGGTGTGGTGATGAGTGGGAGTTCTATTCTTGTGGAGTTTTATAGATGGAGAGGAAGATTGCAAGCTTTATCAGAGCAGCGACACGGCCCTCAATTGATCCCACAAACAGGACAAAATCCACGATCTTCAAACACTCCTCATTCAGATTCAGGTTCAGGTCCTCCAAACCACAGTCAAGCTGTGGTGCAAAATGAACAGAACTCAAATCAGAGTTGA
- the LOC137827122 gene encoding uncharacterized protein isoform X1: MNISAQGVLLLDTTFFSNFSFRGFRRLSAVRRLQQCQGLRRGFSKSMACSVENCYMGSGVVHPATDAYAGEAVEALKAGKVIAVPTDTLYGFACDACSLEAVNRIYEIKGRRHTSPLAICVGDVSDINRFAVTDHLPHGLLDSLLPGPVTVVLKRGESSVLERSLNPGLDSIGVRVPDCNFIRTIARASETALALTSANLSGQPSSLSTKDFENLWEHCAFVYDGGLIPSSRTGSTVVDLTAPHKYRILRPGSAKEETVAILEKHSFVEAVTS; the protein is encoded by the exons ATGAATATTTCGGCGCAAGGAGTGCTTCTCCTCGACACTACTTTCTTTTCCAATTTCTCCTTCCGAG GGTTTCGCAGGTTGTCGGCTGTTCGACGTTTGCAACAGTGTCAAGGGCTGAGAAGGGGTTTCTCCAAAAGCATGGCTTGCAGTGTGGAAAATTGTTATATGGGTAGTGGGGTGGTTCATCCTGCCACGGATGCTTATGCTGGAGAGGCAGTTGAAGCTTTGAAAGCTGGGAAAGTCATAGCAGTACCCACTGATACGCTCTACGGGTTTGCTTGTGATGCTTG CTCTTTGGAAGCAGTTAACAGGATTTATGAGATCAAAGGCCGTAGACATACCAGCCCTCTGGCTATTTGTGTTGGTGACGTATCAGACATAAACCGTTTTGCTGTCACTGACCATTTACCTCATGGTCTGCTTGATTCCCTCCTTCCTGGGCCTGTTACAGTTGTACTAAAACGAG GAGAGTCAAGCGTTCTTGAACGATCTTTGAACCCAGGATTGGATAGTATAGGAGTTAGAGTGCCTGATTGCAATTTCATCAGGACCATTGCCCGTGCTTCAGAAACTGCTCTAGCCCTCACCAGTGCAAACCTAAGTGGACAGCCAAGTAGTCTTTCCACCAAGGACTTTGAGAACCTCTGGGAACACTGTGCTTTTGTTTATGATGGTGGTTTGATTCCATCAAGTCGTACAGGTTCTACAGTTGTGGACCTCACTGCACCACACAAATATAGGATACTTAGACCTGGAAG TGCAAAGGAAGAGACAGTTGCCATCTTGGAGAAGCATTCATTCGTTGAGGCAGTGACCTCTTAA
- the LOC137827122 gene encoding uncharacterized protein isoform X2: MACSVENCYMGSGVVHPATDAYAGEAVEALKAGKVIAVPTDTLYGFACDACSLEAVNRIYEIKGRRHTSPLAICVGDVSDINRFAVTDHLPHGLLDSLLPGPVTVVLKRGESSVLERSLNPGLDSIGVRVPDCNFIRTIARASETALALTSANLSGQPSSLSTKDFENLWEHCAFVYDGGLIPSSRTGSTVVDLTAPHKYRILRPGSAKEETVAILEKHSFVEAVTS; the protein is encoded by the exons ATGGCTTGCAGTGTGGAAAATTGTTATATGGGTAGTGGGGTGGTTCATCCTGCCACGGATGCTTATGCTGGAGAGGCAGTTGAAGCTTTGAAAGCTGGGAAAGTCATAGCAGTACCCACTGATACGCTCTACGGGTTTGCTTGTGATGCTTG CTCTTTGGAAGCAGTTAACAGGATTTATGAGATCAAAGGCCGTAGACATACCAGCCCTCTGGCTATTTGTGTTGGTGACGTATCAGACATAAACCGTTTTGCTGTCACTGACCATTTACCTCATGGTCTGCTTGATTCCCTCCTTCCTGGGCCTGTTACAGTTGTACTAAAACGAG GAGAGTCAAGCGTTCTTGAACGATCTTTGAACCCAGGATTGGATAGTATAGGAGTTAGAGTGCCTGATTGCAATTTCATCAGGACCATTGCCCGTGCTTCAGAAACTGCTCTAGCCCTCACCAGTGCAAACCTAAGTGGACAGCCAAGTAGTCTTTCCACCAAGGACTTTGAGAACCTCTGGGAACACTGTGCTTTTGTTTATGATGGTGGTTTGATTCCATCAAGTCGTACAGGTTCTACAGTTGTGGACCTCACTGCACCACACAAATATAGGATACTTAGACCTGGAAG TGCAAAGGAAGAGACAGTTGCCATCTTGGAGAAGCATTCATTCGTTGAGGCAGTGACCTCTTAA
- the LOC137825696 gene encoding classical arabinogalactan protein 5-like, with amino-acid sequence MANPAPAKFSALLFLLSFLVTIASAAESPPPALSPSSPPLHSPSPRVAPASHSSPAKSPQSPSPAPSPHDSPPPPPPRNTPSPSPAPSPDGADDGGVNHHDVAGERAKTSSGGMSSGKKAGIAVGVIVGAGVVVLGAFVYKKRRQNIERSQYGYAARRELL; translated from the coding sequence ATGGCGAATCCTGCACCCGCAAAATTCTCCGCTCTTCTCttccttctttctttcttaGTCACCATCGCTTCCGCCGCCGAATCGCCGCCTCCGGCTCTCTCTCCCTCTTCTCCTCCTCTGCATTCTCCTTCTCCTCGTGTCGCTCCTGCTTCCCACTCTTCCCCGGCCAAATCGCCTCAATCTCCATCCCCTGCACCTTCTCCTCACGATTCACCGCCCCCTCCTCCGCCTCGGAACACTCCATCTCCTTCGCCGGCACCGTCTCCGGACGGTGCAGATGACGGCGGAGTCAACCACCACGATGTGGCTGGCGAGCGCGCTAAAACGTCCTCGGGAGGAATGAGTTCAGGGAAGAAAGCGGGAATAGCGGTGGGAGTGATCGTCGGTGCTGGCGTGGTTGTGTTGGGAGCGTTTGTGTACAAGAAGCGCCGCCAGAACATTGAGCGGTCGCAGTATGGATATGCAGCGCGGAGAGAACTTCTTTAG